The following coding sequences are from one Nitrospirota bacterium window:
- the ptsP gene encoding phosphoenolpyruvate--protein phosphotransferase, translating to MQEKIYKGIVASPGIVIGRVYLLDRRKIVVAGQRIEGVSVKDEVARFRRAVELSKSQLEDLKKRFGKGLGKSHIYILDTHIMLLEDKLLVDGTIKRIKELHINAEGALKETISGIGLKFDSIEDEYLRERKHDIEQVGERILRSLVGHRQESLADIKDEAVIIAHDLAPSDTLMMRKDKILGFATDAGSRTSHTAILARSLGIPAAVGLENITAAVKTGDVVILDGIHGVVIVDPDEETFLDYLKKQRQYKYFEQELEKIKALPAETQDGHLITLQGNIELPEEAMATAEHGGRGIGLYRTEFLFMNRDTLPTEEEHYRAYRHVAEKTYPHDVVIRTLDVGGDKVGMPGGFEKEANPALGLRAIRFCLQKRDVFRTQLRGILRASAHGNIKILYPMISGLQELYETKKILDEVKAELRTEGTPFNERVEIGVMIEIPSAALIADLLAKEVDFFSVGTNDLIQYTLAIDRLNEHVAYMYEPLDPAVLRLLRYVSTASREAGIALAMCGEMAGDPLYAAILLGMGFEHLSMNVASIPWVKKVIRSVRMQDAVELAALVMQQPTAAQARRAAEHFMEERFPDLAAEL from the coding sequence GTGTACCTTCTGGACCGGAGAAAGATCGTCGTAGCGGGACAGCGGATCGAGGGCGTCAGCGTCAAGGACGAAGTTGCGCGGTTCAGACGGGCGGTCGAACTCTCGAAGAGCCAGCTCGAGGATCTCAAGAAGCGGTTCGGCAAGGGGCTCGGGAAATCGCATATCTATATCCTCGACACGCACATCATGCTGCTCGAGGACAAACTGCTCGTGGACGGGACGATCAAGCGGATCAAGGAGTTGCACATCAATGCCGAGGGCGCGCTCAAGGAGACGATATCGGGGATCGGGCTGAAGTTCGACTCGATCGAGGACGAGTACCTCCGCGAGCGCAAGCACGACATTGAGCAGGTGGGGGAGCGCATCCTCCGAAGCCTGGTGGGCCACAGGCAGGAGAGCCTGGCAGACATCAAGGATGAGGCGGTGATTATCGCCCATGACCTGGCTCCCAGCGACACGCTCATGATGCGCAAGGATAAGATCCTGGGGTTCGCCACGGATGCCGGCAGCCGGACCTCGCACACGGCCATCCTGGCGCGCTCCCTGGGCATTCCGGCGGCCGTCGGTCTGGAGAACATCACGGCGGCGGTCAAGACGGGCGACGTGGTCATCCTCGACGGTATTCACGGCGTCGTCATCGTCGATCCCGACGAGGAGACATTCCTCGATTACCTGAAGAAACAACGCCAGTATAAATATTTTGAGCAGGAGCTCGAGAAGATCAAGGCGCTTCCCGCGGAGACGCAGGATGGCCATCTGATCACGCTCCAGGGCAACATCGAGCTTCCCGAGGAGGCGATGGCGACGGCCGAGCACGGCGGCAGGGGCATCGGCCTCTACCGGACGGAGTTCCTCTTCATGAACCGGGATACGCTGCCCACCGAGGAAGAACACTACCGGGCCTACCGTCACGTGGCCGAAAAGACCTATCCCCATGACGTGGTGATCCGGACCCTCGATGTGGGCGGGGACAAGGTCGGGATGCCGGGAGGGTTTGAAAAGGAAGCGAACCCGGCGCTCGGACTCCGGGCCATACGGTTCTGCCTGCAGAAACGGGACGTGTTCCGGACGCAGCTCCGCGGCATTCTGCGCGCATCGGCCCACGGCAACATCAAGATCCTGTACCCCATGATCTCAGGCCTGCAGGAGCTGTACGAGACAAAAAAGATCCTCGATGAGGTAAAGGCGGAACTGCGCACGGAAGGGACACCGTTCAATGAACGGGTGGAGATCGGGGTGATGATCGAGATCCCCTCGGCGGCATTGATCGCCGACCTCCTCGCCAAAGAGGTCGATTTTTTCAGCGTCGGGACGAATGACCTGATCCAGTATACGCTGGCGATCGACCGGCTGAACGAACACGTGGCGTACATGTATGAACCTCTCGACCCGGCAGTGCTTCGCCTGCTGCGGTACGTGTCCACGGCTTCCCGCGAGGCCGGAATTGCGCTGGCCATGTGCGGGGAGATGGCGGGCGACCCGCTGTACGCGGCCATCCTGCTCGGGATGGGCTTCGAGCACCTCAGCATGAACGTCGCGTCCATCCCGTGGGTCAAGAAAGTGATCCGGTCGGTGCGGATGCAGGACGCCGTCGAGCTTGCGGCGCTGGTCATGCAGCAGCCTACTGCCGCCCAGGCGCGGAGGGCGGCGGAGCACTTCATGGAGGAGCGCTTCCCCGACCTGGCAGCGGAACTCTAA
- the alr gene encoding alanine racemase yields MRAPSTEPCSTGAAAGGSGTDRPTEALIDLNALARNFKEALRRAGGRKVLAVVKAQAYGHGAIAVSRHLLGLGADMLGVALVEEGRELRGAGIQAPIVVMGAVFPDQAEEIVRLGLTPVVFSLPMACALSAASLSRGTTTPVHVKIDTGMGRIGIPPEAALPFIRELKTLVGISAQGLMTHFADADLGDQRFSAEQMARFEALLTALEEQGISIPLRHAANSAALLEYGRALFTMVRPGLMLYGYDPFRNRTGDRGLDPVLSLVTRIAYLKKVPAGVPISYGRTFVTKRESLIATIPLGYADGYSRALSNRGEALVRGLRVPVAGRVCMDMCMLDVTGVPGVCEQDEVVLIGRQGSERITADDIAGATGTIAYEVLCGIGGRVPRRYLPA; encoded by the coding sequence ATGAGAGCACCATCCACTGAGCCCTGTTCGACTGGCGCAGCCGCGGGTGGCTCCGGCACCGACCGTCCGACGGAGGCGCTCATTGACCTGAATGCACTTGCCCGTAATTTCAAAGAAGCGCTGCGCCGCGCCGGCGGGCGGAAGGTTCTGGCGGTCGTCAAGGCCCAGGCTTACGGCCACGGAGCAATAGCCGTATCCCGGCATCTGCTCGGTCTCGGTGCCGATATGCTCGGCGTCGCCCTCGTAGAGGAGGGCCGGGAGCTGCGGGGCGCGGGCATTCAGGCGCCGATCGTGGTGATGGGCGCTGTCTTCCCGGACCAGGCTGAGGAGATCGTCCGGCTGGGTTTGACCCCTGTGGTGTTCTCGCTGCCCATGGCGTGCGCCCTTTCCGCTGCGAGCCTCAGCCGCGGCACGACGACGCCGGTCCATGTGAAAATCGATACGGGCATGGGCAGGATCGGCATTCCTCCCGAAGCAGCACTTCCCTTCATACGGGAGCTGAAGACCTTGGTAGGCATCTCGGCGCAGGGGCTCATGACCCACTTCGCCGACGCCGACCTCGGTGATCAGCGGTTCTCTGCGGAGCAAATGGCCCGGTTCGAAGCTCTGCTGACGGCACTCGAAGAGCAGGGGATTTCGATACCGCTCAGGCATGCGGCGAACAGCGCCGCCCTCCTTGAGTACGGACGTGCGCTCTTTACCATGGTCAGGCCCGGACTCATGCTCTACGGCTATGATCCTTTCCGGAACAGAACAGGCGACCGGGGACTGGATCCGGTCCTCTCGCTTGTGACGCGCATTGCATATCTGAAGAAGGTCCCGGCCGGCGTGCCGATCAGCTACGGCAGGACCTTTGTCACCAAACGGGAAAGCCTGATCGCGACCATTCCGCTGGGGTATGCCGATGGTTACAGCCGGGCGCTCTCCAACCGGGGAGAAGCCCTGGTCCGCGGTCTGCGTGTGCCCGTTGCGGGCCGGGTGTGCATGGACATGTGCATGCTCGACGTGACGGGCGTTCCCGGCGTGTGCGAGCAGGACGAGGTCGTGCTGATCGGGCGGCAGGGATCGGAGCGGATCACCGCAGACGATATCGCCGGCGCAACCGGTACGATCGCCTACGAGGTCCTGTGCGGTATCGGCGGCCGCGTGCCGCGCAGGTATCTGCCGGCATAA